A window of Rubricoccus marinus contains these coding sequences:
- a CDS encoding polysaccharide biosynthesis C-terminal domain-containing protein, with translation MPDAPAPDSADAAPEAQTASGGGWRLIRQSGLYALSGVALKLGGLLLAPLYLDTALLSKAEYGQLFQLEVTAQIGVLLGGLGLASGLLRFLADPKHADDHAALPGTALVASGAVAALVALGFGLLAPVLAPVLMAPQANPAIIWWLGLYVAMKVIGGVPYAVLRAKERAGVFALGVAVEMAVLVAAVWYFLGTEGLGLEGVMRAYAMSAGASAAILVAVVLARGGWRIRTRLIRPLAVYGVPLALGGLGGLMLNAGDRYLLGWIAGDEALAVYGWAARIGGILNVLLVQSLQLAFLAIGLKTLYGADGKLTDSTLHPRVFRHFAALGGFAALGLSLVTFDGTRILSSEPAYLGASGLVLPVALGYVGYGLYFVVVNVLYAAGETRRISQGVIGAAVGNAVLNLLLIPPFGAMGAALATVASFAGLALYAERVARRHAPIRYPWGAALASGVIAAVLALAAMPSEAWGLWPRVALRAGLLACYPAALFALGLYEVREIRNGLAMARGWLRQRP, from the coding sequence GTGCCCGACGCTCCCGCCCCCGACTCCGCCGACGCCGCGCCAGAGGCCCAGACCGCCTCTGGTGGCGGGTGGCGGCTGATTCGCCAGTCGGGGCTGTACGCGCTTTCGGGCGTGGCGCTCAAGCTCGGCGGGCTGCTGCTCGCGCCGCTCTACCTCGATACGGCGCTGCTCTCCAAAGCGGAGTACGGCCAGCTCTTCCAACTGGAAGTGACCGCGCAGATCGGCGTGCTGCTGGGCGGGCTGGGCCTCGCCAGCGGCCTCTTGCGCTTTCTCGCCGACCCCAAGCACGCCGACGACCACGCGGCGCTGCCCGGGACGGCACTCGTGGCCTCTGGCGCCGTCGCCGCGCTGGTCGCGCTGGGGTTCGGGCTGCTTGCTCCCGTCCTCGCGCCGGTCTTGATGGCGCCCCAGGCGAACCCGGCGATCATCTGGTGGCTCGGGCTATACGTCGCGATGAAGGTCATCGGCGGGGTGCCGTATGCCGTGCTGCGCGCGAAGGAGCGGGCAGGCGTATTCGCGCTGGGCGTGGCGGTCGAGATGGCGGTTCTGGTGGCGGCGGTGTGGTACTTCTTGGGGACCGAGGGGCTCGGGCTAGAGGGCGTGATGCGGGCTTACGCGATGTCGGCGGGCGCTTCAGCGGCCATCCTCGTGGCCGTCGTGCTCGCCAGAGGCGGGTGGCGGATCCGCACGCGGCTCATCCGGCCTCTGGCGGTGTACGGCGTGCCGCTGGCGCTGGGTGGGCTCGGTGGGCTGATGCTGAACGCGGGCGACCGCTACCTGCTGGGCTGGATCGCGGGCGACGAGGCGCTGGCCGTCTACGGCTGGGCGGCGCGGATCGGGGGGATCTTGAACGTGCTGCTCGTGCAGAGTCTGCAACTGGCGTTCCTCGCAATCGGCCTGAAGACGCTCTACGGTGCCGATGGCAAGCTGACCGATAGCACGCTGCACCCGCGCGTCTTCCGGCACTTCGCGGCGCTGGGCGGCTTCGCCGCGCTCGGCCTCTCGCTCGTCACGTTCGACGGCACGCGCATCCTCTCGTCCGAGCCGGCTTACCTCGGCGCCAGCGGCCTCGTGTTGCCCGTCGCCCTGGGCTACGTGGGCTACGGGCTGTACTTCGTCGTCGTGAACGTGCTGTACGCGGCGGGGGAGACGCGGCGGATCTCGCAGGGCGTCATCGGCGCCGCGGTCGGGAACGCGGTCCTCAACCTACTGCTGATCCCGCCGTTCGGCGCGATGGGCGCGGCCCTCGCTACGGTCGCGTCGTTCGCGGGACTGGCGCTCTACGCCGAGCGCGTCGCACGCCGACACGCGCCGATCCGCTACCCGTGGGGCGCGGCGCTCGCCTCTGGCGTGATCGCCGCCGTCTTAGCGCTCGCAGCGATGCCGTCTGAGGCATGGGGCCTGTGGCCGCGCGTGGCGCTCCGGGCAGGGCTTCTGGCGTGCTACCCAGCGGCGCTATTCGCGCTGGGGCTGTACGAGGTGCGTGAGATCCGCAACGGGCTGGCGATGGCGCGGGGCTGGCTCCGCCAGAGGCCCTGA